The window ATCTGCTGCCGTTTATCGACCGGCTGGCCCGGGACCTTTCCGGCGGCATGAAGCAGAAGCTGGGGCTGGCCTGCGTGTTGGTGAACGAACCCCGGTTGCTCATCCTGGACGAACCGACCAACGGCGTGGATCCGGTTTCGCGCCAGGAGTTTTGGGATATTCTCGGCCGGATGAAACGCCAAGGGATGACGATCCTGGTGTCGACGGCGTATCTGGATGAGGGTGAAAAATGTGACCGCCTGCTGCTCATGCACCGGTCCCGTATTTTGGATGATGCGACCCCGCGGGAGTTGCAGGCCAACTTTGATGACCTTGAACAGGCCATGATTCATCGGATTCAGGAGGCCGACGATGTCGTTGTTGCCGACCGTTTCAATACCTGAAGTGGTTCAGGTCAAAGACCTGGAAAAACGCTTCGGCCGCTTTGTAGCCGTGGATAAAATCTCTTTTGCGGTCGGCAAAGGCGAAATCTTCGGATTTTTGGGCCCCAATGGTGCCGGAAAGTCGACCACCATCCGCATGCTCTGCGGAATTATCACCCCGACCGCCGGGTATGGCCGTGTGGCCGGATTCGATATCTTCACCGAAGCCGAAAGTATCAAACAGTCCATCGGTTATATGTCCCAAAAATTTTCTCTGTATGAGGACATGACCCCCCTTGAAAACATCCGGTTTTATCTGGGCATCTACAATGTCCCGGCGGCTGATTGGAAGCAGCGCACCGAATGGATCCTGGAAACGACCCGTTTGCATTCTGTTCGCAACCGTCTGACGCGGGAGTTGCCGCCGGGGTGGCGTCAGCGTCTGGCCCTGGGCTGCGCCCTTTTGCATCGGCCCGGTATTTTGTTTTTGGACGAACCCACCTCCGGCGTCGATCCGATCACCCGCCGCCACTTCTGGGATTTTATCAACCATCTGACCGCCGAAGGCGTCACCGTTTTTGTAACCACCCATTACATGGACGAAGCCCGTCATTGCGGCCGGGTGGTTATGATCAACGACGGAAAAATCGTGGCCGCCGGCCCGCCGGCGATGATCATCCAAGACCTTTTTCCCGATCAACCCGAGGCGGATCTGAACGCCGCTTTTATTGAACTGATGACCCGGAGCAAGCCTTGAGCCCCGTTAGAATTCAAGCAATCGCCCGCAAGGAGTTTTACCACCTGATTCGAGACTTCAGGAGTCTCTACCTGGCGTTTATCATACCGCTGCTGTTAATCTTGCTGTTCGGCTATGCCCTTAGCCTGGACGTCGAAGATGTCAGGACCGTGGTAGTGGACCACGACAACTCCGACTTGAGCCGGGATTTTATCCGCCGGCTGGATGCTTCTGCGTATTTCAAGGTTGTCGATTTTCTGCCCGCGACCGCCGCCGTAACAGACTATCTGGACCGCGGCCGGGCAACCATGGGGATCATTATCCCTCCGGGCTGGACCGCGGACTTAAGGTCGGACCGCTCTGCCGAACTTCAAATTCTCCTGGACGGCAGCGATCCCAATACCGCCGGCATCTCCGGAGCCTACATCACCGCTTTTATCGAAAAGTACAACCAGGAGCGCCTGGCCGCATTTCTCAATCGTCAGGGACGTAAAAAGATTCTTGCGCCGGTTGAGGGGCGTATTCGGGTCTGGTTTAACGAGGATCTGGAAAGCCGCAATTTCATCGTACCCGGTATTATCGCCATCATCATCATGATTGTCGGCGCCATGCTGACTTCACTGGTGATTGCGCGCGAATATGAAAACGGCACCATGGAAACCATCCGCTCCCTGCCGGTTCGGGCGCCGGAATTTCTGATCGGCAAGGCGGTCCCTTATTTTTTTATCGCCCTGGTGGATGTGCTTGTGGCGATTTTGATGGGGCAGCTCTTGTTCGGCGTAGTGATGAAGTCAAGCTTCTGGTTGATGATTCTGGCCTCATCCGTCTATATAGGCGTTGCTCTGAGCCTCGGGCTGTTTATTTCCGTATTGACCAAATCACAACTGGTGGCCAACCAGATGGCGATTCTGCTGACATATCTGCCTTCTTTGCTTCTTTCGGATTTTGTTTTTCCGGTGGTGAACATGCCCAAAATCCTTCAGAAAGTGACCTGTATCGTGCCGGCCACTTATTTTATCGATATTCTCAACGGCCTGTACCTGCGCCACCTGGGGCTGGCAAACCTGTGGCCCAGCTATCTGGTGCTGGTGATCATGTTTGTCCTGCTGTGCATGCTGAACCTGGCAGCCTTGAAAAAGGAGGGACTGTAAGATGAACTGGCTCAGAATCAGGGAACTGGTGCGCAAGGAGTTCATCCAGCTCTTCAGGGATAAGAAAAACAGACCCCTTTTAATTATCGCCCCCCTGATCCAACTGATCATCTTCGGCTACGTGGTGACAACCGACGTCCGGGACATCCGCATCTGTGTAATGGATCAATCCCGCACCCGCGAAAGCCGCATGTTCATCGATGCCGTCAACGCCAATAAGACCTTCAGGGTTGTTGCCTACGCGGACCACCCGCAGATCCCGGAGCGCTTATTGCTCGGCCGCAAGCTGGATCTGGTTGTCAAGATTCCGCCGGATTTCAGCACGCGCATCCGCAAGGGCGAAACCGCCGCCGTTCAGATTCTGGCCGACGGCAGCATGAGCAATATGGCCGCCCTTAGAATTTCTTATACGCTTGCTGCCTTGGCACGCTTTAACCGGCAGCTTTTGCAGGAGCTTTATCCGCAGCGCCTTGAATACGGCAAAATCGACGACCGCCTGCGGACCTGGTACAACCCGAACCTGGACAGTCAAAACTTCTATGTGCCCGGAATCGTGGCCTTTCTGATCATGCTGCTCACCCTGATACTCACATCCATGGCCATCATCCGCGAAAAGGAATCCGGGACCATGGAACAACTGATCGTAACGCCCCTGAAGCCGGTTGAATTGATCCTGGGTAAAACGATCCCTTTTATCATCATTGCCCAGGTGCAAATGGTCATGGTTACTATTTTTGCGATGATATGGTTTGATATTCCCATGGTCGGAAGCGCGCCTTTGCTTTTGGGCGCCACCTGCCTGTTTCTGCTGAGCACCCTGGGAGTCGGGCTTTTTATCTCCACGGTTTCCGCCACCCAGCAGCAGGCCATGATGACCACCTTTTTTTTCATTCTGCCTTTTTTTATGCTCAGCGGTTTTGTCTTTCCCATTGCCAACATGCCGGTGGCGGTGCAGTGGCTCACCTTTTTGAACCCTTTGCGGTATTTTCTGGTCATTATTCGGGGAATTTTCTTAAAGGGGACCGGGTTTGCGGTGTTGTGGCCGCAATTTCTAGGCTTGCTGATTCTGGGCCTGACGGTCTTTGCAGGTGCTGTTGCCCGTTTTCGAAAGCGCCTGGACTGATTGGTTAAAACTTCCAATTTCGTTTCCCCCTCGTTGCAGGCGTTAATTGATCCGGCAATTTAAAGAGTTCGTAAAAAGCCGAATTCATCAAATATCACACCTAATTCATATCTGCAATTTTTCTTGACACTTTTGGGCAACACCGGTAGTGTCTAGACTGTCTAGTCTTATGGGTTGTGAAAATTACCTCGACCCCGTACTGAAGGGCGAAAGTTTTAAGCACGTCAGTGCTTCGCGGTGGGGGGCAGTCCGGTCAATAAATTGGAAGGAGTGAGTTGAAATGGATCAATGGCAGCTTCAAGAAGCAAAAAACAGATTCAGTGAAGTTATCGAAAAGGCCCTGCGCAGCGGTCCTCAGGTTGTCACCCGCAGAGGCGTTGAAACCGTCGTCATCATTTCTGTGAAAGACTATCAGAAATTAACGCAGCCCACAAAGAATTTAGTTGATTTTTTTAAGCAATCCCCACTTAAGGGCGTTAAACTTGATTTAGAGCGTGTCAAAGACTTTCCAAGGAAGGTGGATTTTTGAATTTTCTGTTGGATACATGCGTAATTTCTGAATTAGTTAAAGCCAAACCCCATACGAATGTTGTCAAGTGGGTTAAATCACGCCGCGAAGAAAACTTGTTTTTAAGTTCGCTGACGATTGGCGAAATCCAGAAGGGTATTTCTAAGCTGCCGGCATCACAAAAAAAGGACGATCTTAAATCGTGGCTGGATTATGAATTAATCACACGATTTGACCGCAGAATTCTGGGAATTGATGTTAAGGTAGCCCAAAAATGGGGCGAAATCCAAGCAATCTCTGAAAATGATGGCTTAAAACTACCCACCATTGATAGCCTGATAGCCTGCGTTGCTATCGTCTATGACATGACCGTCGTGACGCGCAATGTCGATGATATGAAGCCAAGCGGCGCAAAGCTTTTCAACCCATGGGACTAATCAATTACCACTGTTAAGGGTTGAGTTGATAAGAATTCCCTTTGGGGTAAAGTTGTATCTAAAAATAGCGAAATATTAGTAAAGTTTTGCGGGACGTCCATAAGCAAGTAAATAAACCATGCTTAAAAAATAGTTGTTTACTTATTTATGGACGTACCCAATGTTCC of the Candidatus Desulfatibia profunda genome contains:
- a CDS encoding ABC transporter ATP-binding protein, which encodes MSLLPTVSIPEVVQVKDLEKRFGRFVAVDKISFAVGKGEIFGFLGPNGAGKSTTIRMLCGIITPTAGYGRVAGFDIFTEAESIKQSIGYMSQKFSLYEDMTPLENIRFYLGIYNVPAADWKQRTEWILETTRLHSVRNRLTRELPPGWRQRLALGCALLHRPGILFLDEPTSGVDPITRRHFWDFINHLTAEGVTVFVTTHYMDEARHCGRVVMINDGKIVAAGPPAMIIQDLFPDQPEADLNAAFIELMTRSKP
- a CDS encoding ABC transporter permease, giving the protein MSPVRIQAIARKEFYHLIRDFRSLYLAFIIPLLLILLFGYALSLDVEDVRTVVVDHDNSDLSRDFIRRLDASAYFKVVDFLPATAAVTDYLDRGRATMGIIIPPGWTADLRSDRSAELQILLDGSDPNTAGISGAYITAFIEKYNQERLAAFLNRQGRKKILAPVEGRIRVWFNEDLESRNFIVPGIIAIIIMIVGAMLTSLVIAREYENGTMETIRSLPVRAPEFLIGKAVPYFFIALVDVLVAILMGQLLFGVVMKSSFWLMILASSVYIGVALSLGLFISVLTKSQLVANQMAILLTYLPSLLLSDFVFPVVNMPKILQKVTCIVPATYFIDILNGLYLRHLGLANLWPSYLVLVIMFVLLCMLNLAALKKEGL
- a CDS encoding ABC transporter permease, which gives rise to MNWLRIRELVRKEFIQLFRDKKNRPLLIIAPLIQLIIFGYVVTTDVRDIRICVMDQSRTRESRMFIDAVNANKTFRVVAYADHPQIPERLLLGRKLDLVVKIPPDFSTRIRKGETAAVQILADGSMSNMAALRISYTLAALARFNRQLLQELYPQRLEYGKIDDRLRTWYNPNLDSQNFYVPGIVAFLIMLLTLILTSMAIIREKESGTMEQLIVTPLKPVELILGKTIPFIIIAQVQMVMVTIFAMIWFDIPMVGSAPLLLGATCLFLLSTLGVGLFISTVSATQQQAMMTTFFFILPFFMLSGFVFPIANMPVAVQWLTFLNPLRYFLVIIRGIFLKGTGFAVLWPQFLGLLILGLTVFAGAVARFRKRLD
- a CDS encoding type II toxin-antitoxin system Phd/YefM family antitoxin encodes the protein MDQWQLQEAKNRFSEVIEKALRSGPQVVTRRGVETVVIISVKDYQKLTQPTKNLVDFFKQSPLKGVKLDLERVKDFPRKVDF
- a CDS encoding type II toxin-antitoxin system VapC family toxin — its product is MNFLLDTCVISELVKAKPHTNVVKWVKSRREENLFLSSLTIGEIQKGISKLPASQKKDDLKSWLDYELITRFDRRILGIDVKVAQKWGEIQAISENDGLKLPTIDSLIACVAIVYDMTVVTRNVDDMKPSGAKLFNPWD